In a single window of the Enoplosus armatus isolate fEnoArm2 chromosome 15, fEnoArm2.hap1, whole genome shotgun sequence genome:
- the odf3l2a gene encoding outer dense fiber protein 3-like protein 2a, giving the protein MQEVVKKRPIISARERGPGPGRYALPPTVGYINHDFTKPSSPAYTFHSRMSSAMVSVDSSPGPRYHIDAKVTRFGRMETPSYSILGRGRRTGSELFQTPGPGAYSPEKAPPVNAHHRPPSYTIGSRTRYRSVDAVPAPNSYSLPNLLGCQVPNKPSSASFSFSGRRKVGAPSEDLSMSPGPAKYNSINPDVYRQRQPSFSLQSRTKRPNYSSAVPGPGTYSPEKFHLHLPKPPSCTMGVRHSEFVTPLVVDVID; this is encoded by the exons ATGCAGGAGGTGGTGAAGAAACGGCCAATAATCTCTGCTAGAGAAAGAG GCCCGGGCCCTGGACGCTATGCTCTGCCCCCTACAGTTGGATACATCAACCATGACTTCACCAAGCCCAGCAGCCCCGCCTATACCTTCCACAGCCGCATGAGCAGTGCCA tgGTCTCTGTGGACTCTAGCCCAGGACCAAGGTACCACATTGACGCCAAGGTCACCCGGTTTGGACGGATGGAAACGCCCTCTTACTCCATTTTGGGCAGAGGAAGGCGTACAGGGA GTGAGCTGTTCCAGACTCCAGGGCCGGGGGCCTACAGCCCAGAGAAGGCTCCGCCTGTCAATGCTCACCACAGGCCGCCATCCTACACCATCGGCAGCCGCACCAGATACCGCTCTGTGGATGCTGTACCAGCACCCAACAG CTACAGCCTTCCTAATCTGCTGGGCTGCCAGGTTCCTAATAAACCCTCCAGTGCCAGCTTCAGCTTCTCAGGCCGGAGGAAGGTCGGAGCTCCCTCGGAAGACCTCTCCATGAGCCCTGGGCCAGCAAAATACAACAGCATCAACCCGGACGTTTACCGCCAGCGCCAGCCCTCCTTCTCCTTGCAGAGCCGGACTAAGAGGCCTAATTACTCCTCTGCTGTTCCTGGCCCCGGCACATACAGCCCGGAGAAGTTTCACCTGCACCTCCCCAAACCGCCGTCCTGCACTATGGGTGTCAGACACTCTGAGTTTGTCACCCCACTCGTGGTGGATGTCATTGACTGA
- the crlf1a gene encoding cytokine receptor-like factor 1a isoform X1 translates to MKAVLDICLLFLMLHTPGVLSLSTHVAVIYPQDPVLRMGSNLTASCWVHSDLGVHASSLFWTLNGQQLPSSLYRVLSPTNLSVTLAGLNASRQTSGDNLVCHNHKGHILAGSCLYVGMPPEKPVNLTCWSRNTKDLTCSWAPGGKGETNISTQYTLKYKLRWYGKEKECEDYTHSQPYSCSITRDLHLFTPYEIWVQASNQLGQATSDVITLDILDVVTTDPPSGVSVSRVGQLEDQLSVRWEAPPALKDFLFQAKYQIRYRLEDSQNWKVMDDVGNQTSCRLAGLRPGTVYFVQVRCNPVGIYGSRKAGIWSEWSHPTAASTPHSERLMSGSCDSKSSGDSNSTLRRELKQFFGWVRKHAYGCSSMSMKLYDQWRGLMQKSHKARNQVQLGGTEKADLPGTSWYHH, encoded by the exons ATGAAAGCCGTCTTGGATATCTGCTTGCTTTTCCTCATGCTGCACACTCCCGGCGTGCTGTCCTTGTCCACAC ATGTAGCAGTAATCTACCCCCAGGACCCCGTCCTTCGTATGGGGTCCAACCTGACCGCCAGCTGCTGGGTCCACTCCGACCTCGGCGTCCACGCCAGCTCTCTGTTCTGGACGCTCAACGGTCAACAGCTGCCCAGCTCCCTGTACAGAGTGCTGAGCCCGACCAACCTCAGTGTGACGCTGGCCGGACTCAACGCCTCCAGGCAGACGTCCGGTGACAACCTGGTCTGTCACAACCACAAGGGACACATCCTGGCTGGCTCCTGTCTCTACGTCGGGA tGCCTCCAGAGAAGCCGGTCAATCTGACCTGCTGGTCCAGGAACACCAAAGACCTGACTTGCAGCTGGGCGccaggaggaaaaggagagactAACATTAGCACACAGTACACACTGAAGTACAAACTCAG ATGGTATGGTAAGGAGAAGGAGTGTGAGGATTACACTCATTCGCAGCCATACTCCTGCAGCATCACCCGGGACCTGCACCTCTTCACGCCCTACGAGATCTGGGTGCAGGCCTCCAACCAGCTGGGCCAGGCTACCTCTGATGTCATCACCCTCGACATCCTAGACGTGG tgACCACGGACCCTCCGTCAGGTGTGTCTGTCAGTCGAGTCGGGCAGTTAGAGGACCAGCTGAGTGTTCGCTGGGAGGCACCGCCGGCTCTCAAAGACTTCCTGTTTCAGGCCAAATACCAGATCCGCTACAGACTGGAGGACAGCCAAAACTGGAAG gTGATGGATGACGTTGGGAATCAGACATCTTGTAGATTGGCTGGACTGAGACCTGGAACAGTGTATTTTGTCCAG GTCCGCTGTAACCCTGTGGGCATCTATGGCTCTCGCAAAGCCGGGATCTGGAGCGAGTGGAGCCATCCTACTGCTGCATCCACACCCCACAGtg AGCGGTTGATGTCAGGCTCCTGTGACTCAAAGTCCAGCGGGGACTCCAACTCCACCCTGCGCCGGGAGCTGAAGCAGTTCTTCGGCTGGGTGCGGAAACACGCCTacggctgcagcagcatgtcCATGAAGCTGTACGACCAGTGGAGAGGGCTGATGCAGAAATCCCACAAAGCTCGCAACCAG GTGCAACTGGGAGGGACTGAGAAGGCGGACTTGCCAGGGACATCCTGGTATCACCATTAG
- the crlf1a gene encoding cytokine receptor-like factor 1a isoform X2 has protein sequence MKAVLDICLLFLMLHTPGVLSLSTHVAVIYPQDPVLRMGSNLTASCWVHSDLGVHASSLFWTLNGQQLPSSLYRVLSPTNLSVTLAGLNASRQTSGDNLVCHNHKGHILAGSCLYVGMPPEKPVNLTCWSRNTKDLTCSWAPGGKGETNISTQYTLKYKLRWYGKEKECEDYTHSQPYSCSITRDLHLFTPYEIWVQASNQLGQATSDVITLDILDVVTTDPPSGVSVSRVGQLEDQLSVRWEAPPALKDFLFQAKYQIRYRLEDSQNWKVMDDVGNQTSCRLAGLRPGTVYFVQVRCNPVGIYGSRKAGIWSEWSHPTAASTPHSERLMSGSCDSKSSGDSNSTLRRELKQFFGWVRKHAYGCSSMSMKLYDQWRGLMQKSHKARNQVLQGDKS, from the exons ATGAAAGCCGTCTTGGATATCTGCTTGCTTTTCCTCATGCTGCACACTCCCGGCGTGCTGTCCTTGTCCACAC ATGTAGCAGTAATCTACCCCCAGGACCCCGTCCTTCGTATGGGGTCCAACCTGACCGCCAGCTGCTGGGTCCACTCCGACCTCGGCGTCCACGCCAGCTCTCTGTTCTGGACGCTCAACGGTCAACAGCTGCCCAGCTCCCTGTACAGAGTGCTGAGCCCGACCAACCTCAGTGTGACGCTGGCCGGACTCAACGCCTCCAGGCAGACGTCCGGTGACAACCTGGTCTGTCACAACCACAAGGGACACATCCTGGCTGGCTCCTGTCTCTACGTCGGGA tGCCTCCAGAGAAGCCGGTCAATCTGACCTGCTGGTCCAGGAACACCAAAGACCTGACTTGCAGCTGGGCGccaggaggaaaaggagagactAACATTAGCACACAGTACACACTGAAGTACAAACTCAG ATGGTATGGTAAGGAGAAGGAGTGTGAGGATTACACTCATTCGCAGCCATACTCCTGCAGCATCACCCGGGACCTGCACCTCTTCACGCCCTACGAGATCTGGGTGCAGGCCTCCAACCAGCTGGGCCAGGCTACCTCTGATGTCATCACCCTCGACATCCTAGACGTGG tgACCACGGACCCTCCGTCAGGTGTGTCTGTCAGTCGAGTCGGGCAGTTAGAGGACCAGCTGAGTGTTCGCTGGGAGGCACCGCCGGCTCTCAAAGACTTCCTGTTTCAGGCCAAATACCAGATCCGCTACAGACTGGAGGACAGCCAAAACTGGAAG gTGATGGATGACGTTGGGAATCAGACATCTTGTAGATTGGCTGGACTGAGACCTGGAACAGTGTATTTTGTCCAG GTCCGCTGTAACCCTGTGGGCATCTATGGCTCTCGCAAAGCCGGGATCTGGAGCGAGTGGAGCCATCCTACTGCTGCATCCACACCCCACAGtg AGCGGTTGATGTCAGGCTCCTGTGACTCAAAGTCCAGCGGGGACTCCAACTCCACCCTGCGCCGGGAGCTGAAGCAGTTCTTCGGCTGGGTGCGGAAACACGCCTacggctgcagcagcatgtcCATGAAGCTGTACGACCAGTGGAGAGGGCTGATGCAGAAATCCCACAAAGCTCGCAACCAG GTTCTCCAAGGGGATAAATCCTAG